In a genomic window of Halobiforma lacisalsi AJ5:
- a CDS encoding 4-phosphopantoate--beta-alanine ligase yields the protein MTDYDTVSADVDDEEEIPEDHPRYQDLLTRHRIEEGVEKGITHLQGMHAEGRGSAFDYLLGEETIPTADEAERAAAAHLLLADRPVLSINGNVAALVPGEMVDLAEAVDADLEVNLFNRTPERMEAIADHLRDHGAEDVKGLEADARIPNLDHQRAKVDEEGIYAADVVLVPLEDGDRAEALEEMGKTEIVVDLNPLSRSPQVADVPIVDNIIRAIPNVTAHARDLADADEDRLWEIVEEFDPDHALEAAEERIRNGL from the coding sequence GTGACCGACTACGACACCGTCTCGGCCGACGTCGACGACGAGGAGGAGATCCCGGAGGACCACCCGAGATACCAGGACCTGCTCACGCGCCATCGGATCGAGGAGGGCGTCGAGAAGGGCATCACCCACCTCCAGGGGATGCACGCGGAGGGACGGGGCAGCGCGTTCGACTACCTGCTCGGCGAGGAGACGATCCCGACGGCGGACGAGGCGGAACGGGCGGCGGCCGCCCACCTCCTCCTCGCCGACCGTCCCGTGCTCTCGATCAACGGCAACGTCGCGGCGCTGGTCCCCGGCGAGATGGTCGACCTCGCCGAGGCCGTCGACGCCGACCTCGAGGTGAACCTGTTCAATCGCACGCCGGAGCGGATGGAGGCGATCGCCGACCACCTGCGCGACCACGGTGCCGAGGACGTGAAGGGGCTCGAGGCCGATGCCCGAATTCCCAACCTCGACCACCAGCGCGCGAAAGTCGACGAGGAAGGCATTTACGCGGCCGACGTCGTGCTCGTCCCTCTCGAGGACGGCGACCGCGCGGAGGCCCTAGAGGAGATGGGCAAGACCGAGATCGTCGTCGACCTCAACCCGCTCTCGCGGTCGCCGCAGGTCGCGGACGTGCCGATCGTCGACAACATCATTCGGGCGATCCCGAACGTGACCGCACACGCGCGGGACCTGGCCGACGCCGACGAGGACCGTCTCTGGGAGATCGTCGAGGAGTTCGACCCGGACCACGCGCTCGAGGCGGCAGAGGAGCGGATTCGAAACGGCCTGTGA
- a CDS encoding helix-turn-helix domain-containing protein, whose protein sequence is MKSLKLDMVQYDCPYIRTTREHDVAFHAQHWDFNHADRTLETRLMVIGESREELSGGLETLGEYQMLRDYDLLARKENTAVLRSRIDETDAMRTILHNDGYVTGPFVIRNGSELWNVGFDRGEQADDALAELDRNNEFTVKNDDSIHIDEFFDVMQNVDSLCALLSALQGLTDTERATLEAAVEKGYFSTPRQTNLEGLADEFDISKMGASKNLRRSQRKVLTELVRVINDVEAQLDLEEGPRVSGGSDESRDPEPISE, encoded by the coding sequence ATGAAGTCTCTTAAACTGGACATGGTCCAGTACGACTGTCCGTACATCCGGACGACCCGGGAACACGACGTCGCCTTTCACGCCCAACACTGGGACTTCAACCACGCGGACCGAACGCTCGAGACGCGGCTCATGGTGATCGGGGAGAGCCGCGAGGAGCTAAGCGGGGGACTCGAGACGCTCGGGGAGTACCAGATGTTGCGGGACTACGATCTGCTCGCGCGAAAGGAGAACACGGCCGTGCTGCGGTCCCGGATCGACGAGACCGACGCGATGCGAACGATCCTGCACAACGACGGCTACGTGACGGGGCCGTTCGTCATCCGTAACGGGAGCGAACTCTGGAACGTCGGCTTCGACAGGGGCGAACAGGCCGACGACGCGCTCGCCGAACTCGACCGGAACAACGAGTTCACGGTGAAAAACGACGACTCGATCCACATCGACGAGTTCTTCGACGTCATGCAGAACGTGGACTCGCTGTGTGCCCTGCTGTCGGCGCTGCAGGGTCTCACCGACACCGAGCGGGCGACCCTCGAGGCCGCCGTCGAGAAGGGCTACTTCTCGACGCCCCGGCAGACCAATCTCGAGGGGCTGGCCGACGAGTTCGACATCTCGAAGATGGGGGCCTCGAAGAATCTCCGGCGGAGCCAGCGGAAGGTTCTCACGGAACTCGTGCGGGTCATCAACGACGTCGAGGCGCAACTGGACCTCGAGGAAGGCCCGCGGGTCAGCGGCGGCAGCGACGAGTCGCGGGATCCAGAGCCGATCAGCGAATGA
- a CDS encoding CoA-transferase subunit beta, which produces MSDAAEGEEYTPTELLTTVASTLIEDESTVIVGTGMPMLAAMLAQKTHAPDATMIYEAGGIGPDAPELPVSVGDERTFHRGVKAAGMHDVMSYMQAGFVDYGFLGAAQIDKYGNLNSTVIGDWEEPAVRFPGSGGANDIGSLANSTIVAMRQDDQSFVDELDFRTTPGYLDGPGAREEAGLPADTGPQNVITQYGVYGFDEDTREMELELLHPGVDVETVQENSSFEITVGDYERSPEPTAEQLRLLREEIDPRGVIR; this is translated from the coding sequence ATGAGCGACGCTGCCGAGGGCGAGGAGTACACGCCAACCGAACTGCTGACGACGGTCGCGTCGACCCTGATCGAGGACGAGAGCACGGTCATCGTCGGCACCGGAATGCCGATGCTCGCGGCGATGCTGGCCCAGAAGACTCACGCGCCGGACGCGACGATGATCTACGAGGCGGGCGGCATCGGGCCCGACGCGCCCGAACTTCCCGTCTCGGTCGGCGACGAGCGGACGTTCCACCGCGGCGTGAAAGCCGCCGGCATGCACGACGTGATGTCGTACATGCAGGCCGGCTTCGTCGACTACGGCTTCCTCGGCGCGGCCCAGATCGACAAGTACGGCAACCTGAACTCGACCGTCATCGGCGACTGGGAGGAGCCCGCGGTCCGGTTCCCTGGTAGCGGCGGGGCGAACGACATCGGCTCGCTCGCGAACTCGACTATCGTCGCGATGCGCCAGGACGACCAGAGCTTCGTCGACGAACTGGACTTCCGGACGACGCCGGGCTACCTCGACGGTCCCGGCGCCCGCGAGGAAGCCGGCCTCCCCGCCGACACGGGTCCGCAGAACGTCATCACCCAGTACGGCGTCTACGGCTTCGACGAGGACACCCGCGAGATGGAACTCGAACTCCTCCACCCGGGCGTCGACGTGGAAACGGTCCAGGAAAACAGTAGTTTCGAGATCACGGTCGGGGACTACGAGCGAAGCCCCGAACCCACCGCGGAACAGCTCCGCCTCCTCCGCGAGGAGATCGACCCCCGGGGCGTCATTCGCTGA
- a CDS encoding CoA transferase subunit A yields MNVHAEGDGELVGWEHPDEVRRWNRENRTRAYEDKRMSAAEAVERYVDDGDVVASGGFGHVRISTPVLHEIVRQGIEDLTLMGKTTVFDADLLIAAGAVSRVENAYCFAHETRGLAPAGRRKVENGEVEVVSEASNATLQWRFLAAKMGVPFVPTRILNGTDTFEKSSAKVVEDPWSGDPVTLVPACYPDAVCIHVDKADKYGNAVIEGISVEDPQLAGAAKRLIVTAEEIVDDDELRDRPKDVEIPFFQVDAVVEAPYGSHPGEMPYHYYFDDDHLEEWMELTETEEGTQEYLETYVTGTDEFEEYLEAVGGAERLAELEAIENYERPESGGPEGGDHA; encoded by the coding sequence ATGAACGTACACGCAGAAGGCGACGGCGAACTCGTCGGGTGGGAACACCCGGACGAGGTCCGACGGTGGAACAGGGAGAACCGAACGCGCGCCTACGAGGACAAGCGCATGAGCGCCGCCGAGGCGGTCGAGCGCTACGTCGACGACGGCGACGTCGTCGCGAGCGGCGGCTTCGGCCACGTCCGCATCTCGACGCCGGTCCTCCACGAGATCGTCCGCCAGGGTATCGAGGACCTCACGCTCATGGGCAAGACCACGGTCTTCGACGCCGACCTGCTGATCGCGGCCGGCGCGGTCTCGCGGGTCGAGAACGCCTACTGTTTCGCCCACGAGACCCGCGGCCTCGCGCCAGCCGGCCGTCGGAAGGTCGAGAACGGCGAGGTCGAGGTCGTCTCCGAGGCCAGCAACGCGACGCTCCAGTGGCGGTTCCTCGCCGCGAAGATGGGCGTCCCGTTCGTCCCGACGCGGATCCTCAACGGGACGGACACGTTCGAGAAGAGTTCCGCGAAGGTCGTCGAGGACCCCTGGAGCGGCGACCCGGTCACGCTCGTGCCGGCCTGTTACCCCGACGCTGTCTGTATCCACGTCGACAAGGCCGATAAGTACGGCAACGCCGTCATCGAGGGCATCAGCGTCGAGGACCCGCAACTGGCGGGCGCGGCCAAGCGACTCATCGTCACCGCCGAGGAGATCGTCGACGACGACGAACTCCGCGACCGGCCGAAGGACGTCGAGATCCCGTTCTTCCAGGTCGACGCGGTCGTCGAAGCACCGTACGGCAGCCACCCCGGCGAGATGCCCTACCACTACTACTTCGACGACGACCACCTCGAGGAGTGGATGGAACTCACCGAGACCGAGGAGGGCACCCAGGAGTACCTCGAGACGTACGTCACCGGCACCGACGAGTTCGAGGAGTACCTCGAGGCGGTCGGCGGCGCGGAACGGCTGGCCGAACTCGAGGCGATCGAGAACTACGAGCGTCCGGAGTCGGGCGGTCCGGAGGGAGGTGATCACGCATGA
- a CDS encoding Zn-ribbon domain-containing OB-fold protein: protein MSEGDAASRVSYDEWLDALADGDGFYLRNGEDEATVPPAPGRGGLEREPLPGTGTIEAVSTIHVPHPDFGDDAPYAIAVASFGPVRLTGQVRGVDPEASDLERGLAVEPTVVSKGENEDHTESRFVGFIPVEANPSER from the coding sequence ATGAGCGAAGGCGACGCCGCCTCGCGAGTCAGTTACGACGAGTGGCTCGACGCCCTCGCCGACGGCGACGGGTTCTACCTGCGAAACGGCGAGGACGAGGCGACGGTCCCGCCGGCCCCGGGCCGCGGCGGCCTCGAGCGCGAACCGCTCCCCGGGACGGGGACGATCGAAGCGGTGAGCACGATCCACGTCCCGCATCCCGACTTCGGCGACGACGCGCCGTACGCGATCGCGGTGGCGTCGTTCGGCCCGGTCCGGCTGACCGGCCAGGTTCGCGGCGTCGATCCCGAGGCATCCGACCTCGAGCGCGGGCTCGCGGTGGAGCCGACGGTGGTATCGAAAGGCGAGAACGAGGACCACACCGAATCGCGGTTCGTCGGGTTCATTCCCGTCGAAGCGAACCCATCAGAACGATGA
- a CDS encoding thiolase domain-containing protein: protein MRDVLIAGVGATDFGEHPDRTGRDLFAEARSLALERSAVPPDEVAALYYGNFMGETAEGQSHQAPLMAEGLGSSGLEATRIENACASGGYAVAEGVRAIRSGAADVVLVGGMERMTTLGTEGTTASLARAADELYEISAGMTFPGAYGLLADAYLDRHDGTREDLAHVAVKNHANATTNPKAQYRREITVEDALEAPTVASPLGLYDACPITDGAGAAVLVSPEYADTAGLEPKAVVTGSGRGTDALPLQGRDDLTRTPAAEAAAETAYEQAGIGPGDVDFAEVHDCFTIAEVLALEALGLYEHGEAIDAARDGETTRDGSIPVNLSGGLKAKGHPVGATGVSQLVEATKLLAGTHPNADAVPEASTAVTHNAGGTVATAAVHVLEAVDVEEVGA from the coding sequence ATGAGAGACGTATTGATAGCCGGCGTCGGCGCGACCGACTTCGGCGAGCACCCCGACAGAACCGGTCGGGACCTGTTCGCCGAGGCGCGGTCACTGGCGCTCGAGCGAAGTGCCGTTCCGCCCGACGAGGTGGCCGCCCTCTACTACGGGAACTTCATGGGCGAGACTGCCGAGGGTCAGAGCCATCAGGCACCGCTGATGGCCGAGGGGCTCGGCTCGTCGGGACTCGAGGCGACCCGCATCGAGAACGCCTGTGCGTCGGGCGGCTACGCGGTCGCCGAAGGGGTCAGGGCGATCCGCAGCGGGGCGGCCGACGTCGTACTCGTGGGCGGCATGGAGCGGATGACTACCCTCGGCACCGAGGGAACGACGGCCTCGCTTGCCCGGGCCGCCGACGAACTGTACGAGATTAGCGCCGGGATGACCTTCCCTGGCGCGTACGGCCTGCTCGCGGACGCCTATCTGGACCGCCACGACGGCACGCGGGAGGACCTGGCCCACGTCGCGGTCAAGAACCACGCGAACGCGACGACCAACCCGAAGGCCCAGTACAGACGGGAGATCACGGTCGAGGACGCCCTCGAGGCACCCACGGTCGCCTCCCCGCTCGGACTGTACGACGCCTGCCCGATCACCGACGGGGCCGGCGCGGCGGTCCTCGTCTCACCGGAGTACGCCGACACCGCCGGCCTCGAGCCGAAGGCGGTCGTGACGGGATCGGGCCGGGGAACCGACGCGCTCCCCCTGCAGGGCCGTGACGACCTGACCCGAACGCCTGCGGCCGAGGCGGCGGCTGAGACCGCCTACGAACAGGCGGGGATCGGCCCCGGCGACGTCGACTTCGCGGAGGTCCACGACTGCTTTACGATCGCCGAAGTCCTCGCGCTCGAGGCGCTCGGCCTGTACGAACACGGCGAGGCGATCGATGCCGCCCGCGACGGCGAAACCACTCGCGACGGCTCGATCCCGGTCAACCTCTCGGGCGGGCTGAAGGCCAAGGGCCATCCGGTCGGCGCGACCGGCGTTTCCCAGCTCGTCGAGGCGACGAAGCTGCTCGCCGGCACGCACCCGAACGCCGATGCGGTACCCGAGGCGTCGACGGCCGTCACCCACAACGCGGGCGGGACGGTCGCCACCGCGGCGGTCCACGTGCTCGAGGCGGTCGACGTCGAGGAGGTGGGAGCATGA